Proteins found in one Mucilaginibacter inviolabilis genomic segment:
- a CDS encoding sensor histidine kinase produces MWIFSYKYVKYVITLAVIGSIILQFAWLSQLFNSQKLQLKHTIEDAVVQSSKLMIYNSLSQNNIHGLRFKEFFLSQQWLNLRQAFDNLNIEGLKSNFNYGITKDSTIIQMNISFNNVLRKPDINNKARVNHQMVLSDTVYQHSLKMDSVVRSILVREGIKVNSTYALYNYKNDKLLKTGAKNVSILNNAYISEKYSFDLNHLYKYQLVVMQLNSAVFYQMRYYLISALTMIVLTFLAFVFLIKLIRNQKLYSDAKATFTNNMTHEFKTPVATISIAIESILKYNLIRNPVKLKSYLNISQLEIQRLNLMFEKLMNLNGLNDAKEYNLEPYNLVQNLNQIVKSMELQSQKENAAIFFEPDNNDYWVKGDMIHLSNVFYNLLDNALKYGSQNVIIRISCKNSGHEHIITIEDNGPGIDPLFQKKVFERFFRIPTEDIHNVKGSGLGLHYVKDTIERHQGSIRLRSVVGQGAVFIISLPKL; encoded by the coding sequence ATGTGGATTTTTTCTTATAAGTATGTAAAATATGTTATCACGCTTGCTGTTATTGGGAGTATTATTTTACAATTCGCATGGCTTAGTCAGTTATTCAACAGTCAGAAACTTCAATTGAAGCATACTATTGAAGATGCGGTAGTGCAATCATCGAAATTGATGATTTATAATAGTTTGTCTCAGAATAACATCCATGGGCTACGCTTTAAAGAATTCTTTCTGTCACAACAGTGGCTAAATTTGCGGCAAGCGTTTGATAATTTAAATATTGAAGGTTTAAAAAGTAATTTTAATTACGGCATTACTAAGGACAGCACAATTATACAAATGAATATTTCATTTAATAATGTTTTACGTAAACCAGATATCAATAATAAGGCCCGGGTAAATCATCAGATGGTATTGAGCGATACGGTATACCAGCATTCTCTTAAAATGGATTCAGTAGTCAGGTCAATTTTGGTGCGGGAAGGCATAAAAGTTAATTCTACCTATGCTTTATATAATTATAAAAATGATAAATTGCTCAAAACAGGAGCAAAAAACGTTAGTATTTTAAATAATGCCTACATAAGTGAAAAATATTCTTTTGATCTCAATCATTTGTACAAGTACCAGCTTGTAGTTATGCAATTAAATTCTGCTGTATTTTATCAGATGCGTTATTATCTTATTTCCGCACTTACAATGATCGTTTTAACATTTTTGGCTTTTGTATTTTTGATAAAGCTGATACGTAATCAAAAATTGTACAGTGACGCCAAGGCTACATTTACTAATAATATGACACATGAATTTAAGACGCCGGTTGCTACTATATCCATAGCTATAGAGTCAATTCTTAAATATAATCTTATCCGGAATCCAGTAAAGCTAAAAAGTTATTTAAACATCAGTCAACTTGAAATTCAAAGATTAAACCTGATGTTTGAAAAATTGATGAATCTGAATGGTTTAAACGATGCAAAGGAATATAATCTGGAGCCCTATAATTTGGTTCAAAACCTAAATCAGATTGTTAAATCTATGGAACTGCAATCCCAAAAAGAAAATGCTGCTATTTTTTTTGAGCCGGATAATAACGATTACTGGGTTAAAGGTGATATGATACATTTAAGTAATGTATTTTATAATCTTTTAGATAATGCATTAAAATATGGTTCTCAAAATGTAATTATCAGGATTAGTTGTAAAAACTCGGGGCATGAACACATTATTACAATTGAAGATAATGGTCCGGGAATTGATCCTCTTTTTCAAAAAAAAGTGTTTGAACGTTTTTTCAGGATTCCTACCGAAGATATTCATAACGTGAAAGGTTCTGGACTCGGGCTTCACTATGTAAAGGATACGATTGAGAGGCATCAAGGCAGCATTAGGTTAAGAAGTGTTGTAGGGCAGGGAGCCGTCTTTATAATCAGTTTACCGAAACTATGA
- a CDS encoding LytR/AlgR family response regulator transcription factor, producing the protein MINCYIVDDEKAGTDILSMYIEQTPGLKLIKAEENAVLAYEDISNDIYKPQVTFLDIRIPLLSGMELAGLISHKTAVIFTTAYGEYAADAFGKDAIDYLVKPFSYERFLKSIDKLKKKLITDGDQSRIEQKGFFYVQNEIKGRITKIVISDIIYVESLLNYINIVTIEGEHKTYMSLKEMEVHLAEGNFMRIHKSFIINMFKIVSVENDQVLLKTHKKLSIGTNYKNDFFAVLNDAIIKSKRR; encoded by the coding sequence ATGATTAATTGTTATATTGTTGATGATGAAAAGGCTGGAACAGATATTCTTTCAATGTATATTGAACAAACGCCAGGCTTAAAACTGATCAAAGCAGAAGAAAATGCAGTATTAGCTTACGAAGACATATCTAACGACATTTATAAACCCCAGGTTACCTTTTTAGATATTCGTATTCCGCTGCTTTCTGGAATGGAACTTGCAGGATTGATCAGTCACAAAACAGCGGTAATATTTACTACTGCTTATGGTGAGTACGCAGCCGATGCTTTTGGCAAAGATGCAATAGATTACCTGGTTAAACCCTTTAGCTATGAGCGGTTTTTGAAAAGTATTGACAAGCTAAAAAAAAAACTGATAACAGATGGTGATCAATCAAGAATTGAGCAAAAAGGATTTTTTTATGTGCAAAATGAGATCAAAGGTCGGATTACAAAGATCGTTATCTCTGACATTATTTATGTTGAATCGTTGCTCAATTACATTAATATCGTCACTATCGAAGGTGAACATAAAACATATATGAGTTTAAAAGAAATGGAAGTCCATTTGGCAGAAGGAAACTTTATGCGCATTCATAAATCTTTTATTATAAATATGTTTAAGATTGTGAGTGTAGAGAATGACCAAGTATTGCTAAAAACACACAAAAAACTAAGTATTGGAACTAATTACAAAAATGATTTCTTCGCGGTACTTAATGATGCTATTATAAAATCAAAGCGAAGATAA
- a CDS encoding outer membrane beta-barrel family protein, whose protein sequence is MKKQKDMLKTLTGIVTLVFFTMVLQAQNKAINGIVKDQLGHPIAMVSIVLQSPQKSEIKTVSNEKGQFTFKITTSGPHILAINSIAYVPYQYTILNTEDSIRITLTPVNHQLKEVKIISNKPTIERKIDKVVFNVENSIAASGGTVWDALTKAPGVQTGFEESISLNGKSVLVYVDNKILRLSGEDLSNYLKSLPSDNISKMELIANPSSKYDAEGGAIINIISKKSITQGLNVNLNSAYNQSKYGSYNWGSNFNYRKNKVNIYGSYNYSDSKKNYSDDEYIIYDNVNDYALWVNAKRGYRKRQTSNYKLGVDYSISDNQVLGILFTGFNSNFLRDNNVITNIFNDHKLSIDSTLKTHNKADGPTNRYSFNFNYKIKLDTLGQSLNFDFDFAPYKNKGNQAISNITLLPDGTQAPDLFNVNTISKQKINIWSGKVDYSYAFNKTWSFDAGLKYSSIETNNSFAYFNLVTGSPILDLSKSDNFNYTENTFAQYLTLNGQINKFNIQAGLRGEYTMTNGHSITLDTSNVSKYFRLFPTVQIIYSIATDHDLNLAYSYRITRPDYWRLNPFKYYSSPYTYLEGNPALKPAYIQDIEIGYTYKQQNNITFFRIQTNGMFSNITVQDNVNKIFYDTQQNLNKSIETGFYLSVPVTAFKWWEMNYFVQGSYKQESSNYLQGSYNYHTLFIYLNTSQSFVINAKAGLKADISAWYSSPSIQGIFKLNRTNDISAGIRKNIFGNHGTIKLAVNDILYGNAYRVKVDYLNQHNGFVEKNDTRQISLSLTYKFGNIKLASARTRSTAAEDETKRARN, encoded by the coding sequence TTGAAAAAACAAAAAGACATGCTAAAAACCTTAACAGGCATTGTTACTTTGGTCTTTTTCACCATGGTACTGCAAGCTCAAAATAAAGCAATTAACGGGATAGTTAAAGACCAGCTGGGCCATCCTATAGCGATGGTAAGCATAGTGTTACAATCACCTCAAAAAAGCGAAATTAAGACTGTTTCTAATGAGAAAGGTCAATTTACTTTTAAAATTACAACTTCTGGGCCGCATATACTGGCAATAAATTCAATTGCCTATGTACCGTATCAATATACTATATTAAATACAGAGGATAGCATCCGTATTACTTTAACGCCCGTTAACCACCAGTTAAAGGAAGTGAAAATCATATCTAATAAACCAACGATTGAACGAAAGATAGATAAGGTAGTGTTTAATGTAGAAAATAGTATTGCAGCAAGTGGAGGAACGGTTTGGGATGCTTTAACTAAAGCTCCGGGAGTACAAACCGGTTTTGAAGAAAGTATAAGCCTCAACGGGAAAAGTGTACTTGTTTATGTAGACAATAAGATATTAAGACTATCTGGTGAAGATCTGAGTAATTATCTCAAAAGTTTACCTTCAGATAATATTTCAAAAATGGAACTCATTGCAAACCCATCATCCAAATATGATGCTGAAGGTGGCGCTATAATTAATATTATATCCAAGAAATCAATCACCCAGGGATTAAATGTTAATTTAAATTCAGCATACAATCAAAGCAAATATGGAAGCTATAATTGGGGTAGTAATTTCAACTATAGGAAAAATAAGGTTAATATATACGGGAGTTATAACTACTCAGACAGTAAAAAGAATTATAGTGACGATGAATACATAATTTATGACAACGTAAATGATTACGCTTTATGGGTTAATGCCAAAAGAGGCTACCGAAAACGCCAAACCAGTAACTATAAGTTAGGAGTCGATTATTCGATATCCGATAATCAGGTATTAGGAATTTTATTTACCGGTTTTAACAGTAATTTTTTACGAGACAATAATGTGATCACAAATATTTTTAATGACCATAAATTAAGTATCGATTCTACCTTAAAAACGCATAATAAAGCAGATGGCCCAACCAATCGATATAGCTTTAATTTTAATTACAAGATCAAGCTTGACACATTGGGTCAAAGTTTAAATTTTGATTTTGATTTTGCACCCTATAAGAATAAGGGTAATCAGGCTATCTCAAATATTACGTTACTTCCAGACGGCACGCAGGCCCCCGACTTATTTAATGTCAATACGATATCGAAACAGAAGATTAATATTTGGTCTGGTAAGGTAGATTATAGTTACGCTTTTAATAAGACATGGTCTTTCGATGCTGGTTTAAAATATAGTAGTATTGAAACAAACAACAGTTTTGCATATTTTAATTTGGTAACCGGCTCACCAATATTAGATTTAAGCAAAAGTGATAATTTTAATTATACTGAAAATACCTTTGCACAATACCTGACACTAAACGGACAGATAAATAAATTTAATATTCAGGCTGGACTACGCGGCGAATATACCATGACCAACGGTCATTCAATTACATTGGACACCAGCAATGTTTCCAAATATTTTCGTTTATTTCCGACTGTTCAAATAATTTACTCTATCGCAACGGATCATGATTTGAATTTAGCCTATAGCTATCGGATAACCAGGCCTGATTATTGGCGATTAAATCCGTTTAAATATTATAGTAGCCCGTACACCTATCTCGAGGGAAACCCCGCTCTGAAACCAGCTTATATACAAGATATTGAAATCGGATATACCTATAAACAACAAAACAATATCACTTTTTTCCGCATACAAACGAATGGAATGTTCAGCAATATTACCGTACAGGATAATGTGAATAAGATTTTCTATGACACTCAGCAAAATCTTAATAAGAGTATAGAAACCGGATTTTATTTGTCTGTTCCGGTAACAGCATTTAAATGGTGGGAGATGAACTATTTTGTACAGGGATCTTATAAACAAGAAAGCTCAAATTATCTACAGGGTAGCTATAATTATCATACCCTGTTCATCTACCTAAATACAAGTCAAAGCTTTGTGATTAATGCAAAAGCAGGATTAAAAGCCGATATAAGCGCGTGGTATTCATCTCCAAGTATACAAGGTATATTTAAACTGAACAGAACTAATGATATTAGTGCTGGCATCAGAAAAAACATATTCGGTAATCATGGCACTATAAAATTGGCAGTGAACGACATATTATATGGAAATGCCTATCGTGTTAAAGTTGATTACTTAAACCAGCATAACGGATTTGTTGAGAAGAATGATACCAGACAAATCTCCTTGAGTTTAACATATAAATTTGGTAATATTAAATTAGCCAGCGCCAGAACAAGATCTACCGCGGCTGAAGACGAAACAAAAAGAGCCAGAAATTGA
- a CDS encoding response regulator transcription factor encodes MKKIKVLYVEDEPFLAEIVSDDLRASGYEVLHKSNGQLAAAAFRKERPDICIFDIMLPLKDGYTLAKEIRELDSSVPIIFLSAKVQSENVVTGFKSGGNDYLRKPFSIDELLVRMESLLGRKINVKEAVQLDKQTLYEFGNCTLDTVNQILMTLTGRVTLSFKECSLLEMLILQKNEVLERETILMKIWGSDGYYNSRSLNVFLTHLRKLLQNEKEIKILNIRGIGYKLTLNAS; translated from the coding sequence ATGAAAAAAATCAAGGTATTATATGTAGAGGACGAGCCTTTTTTGGCAGAAATTGTAAGTGATGATCTTCGCGCCAGTGGATATGAGGTACTTCATAAATCTAATGGACAACTGGCTGCTGCAGCATTTCGCAAAGAACGACCGGATATTTGTATTTTTGATATTATGCTGCCATTAAAGGACGGTTATACATTGGCAAAAGAAATCAGAGAGTTAGACTCTTCTGTCCCTATTATTTTTCTTAGTGCTAAAGTGCAGTCTGAAAATGTGGTAACCGGTTTTAAAAGCGGAGGCAATGATTATTTAAGGAAGCCATTTAGCATTGATGAATTATTGGTGCGGATGGAATCATTATTAGGAAGGAAGATAAATGTCAAAGAAGCGGTGCAGCTCGACAAGCAAACACTTTACGAATTTGGAAACTGTACGCTGGATACCGTAAATCAGATATTAATGACTTTGACAGGAAGAGTAACGCTTTCTTTTAAGGAGTGTTCTTTACTGGAGATGTTGATTTTGCAAAAGAACGAGGTTCTGGAACGCGAAACAATTTTAATGAAAATCTGGGGGAGCGACGGATATTATAATTCACGAAGTTTAAATGTTTTCTTAACGCATTTAAGGAAACTTTTGCAAAATGAAAAGGAAATAAAAATTTTGAATATAAGAGGGATCGGATATAAATTGACGCTTAATGCAAGCTGA